Proteins encoded by one window of Macaca mulatta isolate MMU2019108-1 chromosome 10, T2T-MMU8v2.0, whole genome shotgun sequence:
- the TCFL5 gene encoding transcription factor-like 5 protein isoform X4, whose translation MSGPGPREPPPEAGAAGGEAGVEGAGGGDAALGEQGLSFTTTDLSLVEMTEVEYTQLQHILYSHMEAAADGELETRLNSALLAAAGPGAGAGAGGFAAGGLGGAAPVYPVLCPSALAADAPCLGHIDFQELRMMLLSEAGAAEKTPGGGDGARARADGAAKEGAGAAAAGPEGAPEARAKPAVRVRLEDRFNSIPAEPPPAPRGPEPPEPGVALNNLVTLIRHPSELMNVPLHQQQNKCTTLVKNKTAATTTALQFTYPLFTTNACSTSGNSNLSQTQSSSNSCSVLEAAKHQDIGLPRAFSFCYQQEIESTKQTLGSRNKALPEQVWIKVGEEALCKQALKRNRSRMRQLDTNVERRALGEIQNVGEGATATQGAWQSSESSQSNLGEQAQSGPQGGRSQRRERHNRMERDRRRRIRICCDELNLLVPFCNAETDKATTLQWTTAFLKYIQERHGDSLKKEFESVFCGKTGRRLKLTRPDSLVACPAQQSLQSSPSMEIK comes from the exons ATGTCGGGCCCCGGGCCGCGGGAGCCGCCGCCGGAGGCCGGCGCGGCAGGCGGCGAGGCGGGCGTCGAGGGCGCGGGCGGCGGGGACGCGGCGCTGGGCGAGCAGGGACTGAGCTTCACGACCACCGACCTGAGCCTGGTGGAGATGACGGAGGTGGAGTACACGCAGCTGCAGCACATCCTCTACTCGCACATGGAGGCGGCGGCTGACGGCGAGCTCGAGACGCGCCTCAACTCGGCGCTGCTGGCGGCGGCGGGCccgggcgcgggcgcgggcgcgggcggcTTCGCGGCGGGCGGTCTTGGGGGCGCGGCGCCCGTGTACCCCGTGCTGTGCCCGTCCGCGCTGGCGGCCGACGCGCCCTGCCTGGGCCACATCGACTTCCAGGAGCTGCGCATGATGCTGCTGAGCGAGGCGGGCGCGGCGGAGAAGACGCCGGGCGGCGGGGATGGGGCGAGGGCCCGGGCCGACGGCGCCGCCAAGGAGGGCGCGGGCGCGGCTGCGGCTGGACCCGAGGGCGCGCCCGAGGCCCGGGCCAAGCCGGCCGTGCGCGTCCGCCTGGAGGACCGCTTCAACAGCATCCCCGCCGAGCCGCCGCCCGCGCCGCGCGGCCCCGAGCCCCCCGAGCCGGGCGTGGCGCTCAACAA TTTGGTAACTCTCATTCGACATCCATCTGAATTAATGAATGTTCCTCTtcatcaacaacaaaacaaatgtacaacattagtgaaaaataaaactgctgcTACAACTACTGCTTTGCAGTTTACATACCCACTGTTTACTACAAATGCTTGCTCTACTAGTGGAAATTCTAATCTTTCACAGACACAG aGTTCTAGTAACTCATGTTCTGTCCTTGAAGCTGCCAAGCACCAGGATATTGGATTGCCTAgagcattttctttctgttatcaGCAAGAAATTGAATCCACTAAACAGACATTAGGTAGTAGAAACAAAGCTTTGCCTGAGCAAGTTTGGATTAAAGTGGGAG aAGAAGCGCTATGCAAACAAGCACTGAAGAGGAATCGGAGTAGAATGCGTCAGTTGGACACAAATGTAGAGCGAAGAGCCCTTGGAGAGATTCAGAATGTGGGCGAAGGTGCCACTGCCACACAGGGCGCTTGGCAGTCCTCGGAGTCCTCACAGTCAAACCTGGGGGAGCAGGCCCAGAGTGGGCCCCAGGGAGGAAGGTCTCAGCGTAGGGAGAGGCATAACCGAATGGAAAGAGATAGAAG GCGCAGAATCCGCATTTGCTGTGATGAGTTGAATCTCTTAGTACCGTTCTGCAATGCCGAGACTGACAAGGCCACAACTCTGCAGTGGACCACAGCATTCCTGAAATATATCCAGGAAAGACACGGAGATTCTCTTAAAAAG GAATTTGAGAGTGTATTTTGCGGTAAAACTGGCCGAAGGCTAAAGCTGACCAGACCAGACTCCTTGGTGGCCTGTCCTGCACAGCAGAGTCTACAGAGTAGCCCCTCGATGGAGATCAAGTGA
- the TCFL5 gene encoding transcription factor-like 5 protein isoform X5 has protein sequence MSGPGPREPPPEAGAAGGEAGVEGAGGGDAALGEQGLSFTTTDLSLVEMTEVEYTQLQHILYSHMEAAADGELETRLNSALLAAAGPGAGAGAGGFAAGGLGGAAPVYPVLCPSALAADAPCLGHIDFQELRMMLLSEAGAAEKTPGGGDGARARADGAAKEGAGAAAAGPEGAPEARAKPAVRVRLEDRFNSIPAEPPPAPRGPEPPEPGVALNNLVTLIRHPSELMNVPLHQQQNKCTTLVKNKTAATTTALQFTYPLFTTNACSTSGNSNLSQTQSSSNSCSVLEAAKHQDIGLPRAFSFCYQQEIESTKQTLGSRNKALPEQVWIKVGEALCKQALKRNRSRMRQLDTNVERRALGEIQNVGEGATATQGAWQSSESSQSNLGEQAQSGPQGGRSQRRERHNRMERDRRRRIRICCDELNLLVPFCNAETDKATTLQWTTAFLKYIQERHGDSLKKEFESVFCGKTGRRLKLTRPDSLVACPAQQSLQSSPSMEIK, from the exons ATGTCGGGCCCCGGGCCGCGGGAGCCGCCGCCGGAGGCCGGCGCGGCAGGCGGCGAGGCGGGCGTCGAGGGCGCGGGCGGCGGGGACGCGGCGCTGGGCGAGCAGGGACTGAGCTTCACGACCACCGACCTGAGCCTGGTGGAGATGACGGAGGTGGAGTACACGCAGCTGCAGCACATCCTCTACTCGCACATGGAGGCGGCGGCTGACGGCGAGCTCGAGACGCGCCTCAACTCGGCGCTGCTGGCGGCGGCGGGCccgggcgcgggcgcgggcgcgggcggcTTCGCGGCGGGCGGTCTTGGGGGCGCGGCGCCCGTGTACCCCGTGCTGTGCCCGTCCGCGCTGGCGGCCGACGCGCCCTGCCTGGGCCACATCGACTTCCAGGAGCTGCGCATGATGCTGCTGAGCGAGGCGGGCGCGGCGGAGAAGACGCCGGGCGGCGGGGATGGGGCGAGGGCCCGGGCCGACGGCGCCGCCAAGGAGGGCGCGGGCGCGGCTGCGGCTGGACCCGAGGGCGCGCCCGAGGCCCGGGCCAAGCCGGCCGTGCGCGTCCGCCTGGAGGACCGCTTCAACAGCATCCCCGCCGAGCCGCCGCCCGCGCCGCGCGGCCCCGAGCCCCCCGAGCCGGGCGTGGCGCTCAACAA TTTGGTAACTCTCATTCGACATCCATCTGAATTAATGAATGTTCCTCTtcatcaacaacaaaacaaatgtacaacattagtgaaaaataaaactgctgcTACAACTACTGCTTTGCAGTTTACATACCCACTGTTTACTACAAATGCTTGCTCTACTAGTGGAAATTCTAATCTTTCACAGACACAG aGTTCTAGTAACTCATGTTCTGTCCTTGAAGCTGCCAAGCACCAGGATATTGGATTGCCTAgagcattttctttctgttatcaGCAAGAAATTGAATCCACTAAACAGACATTAGGTAGTAGAAACAAAGCTTTGCCTGAGCAAGTTTGGATTAAAGTGGGAG AAGCGCTATGCAAACAAGCACTGAAGAGGAATCGGAGTAGAATGCGTCAGTTGGACACAAATGTAGAGCGAAGAGCCCTTGGAGAGATTCAGAATGTGGGCGAAGGTGCCACTGCCACACAGGGCGCTTGGCAGTCCTCGGAGTCCTCACAGTCAAACCTGGGGGAGCAGGCCCAGAGTGGGCCCCAGGGAGGAAGGTCTCAGCGTAGGGAGAGGCATAACCGAATGGAAAGAGATAGAAG GCGCAGAATCCGCATTTGCTGTGATGAGTTGAATCTCTTAGTACCGTTCTGCAATGCCGAGACTGACAAGGCCACAACTCTGCAGTGGACCACAGCATTCCTGAAATATATCCAGGAAAGACACGGAGATTCTCTTAAAAAG GAATTTGAGAGTGTATTTTGCGGTAAAACTGGCCGAAGGCTAAAGCTGACCAGACCAGACTCCTTGGTGGCCTGTCCTGCACAGCAGAGTCTACAGAGTAGCCCCTCGATGGAGATCAAGTGA
- the TCFL5 gene encoding transcription factor-like 5 protein isoform X7: MSGPGPREPPPEAGAAGGEAGVEGAGGGDAALGEQGLSFTTTDLSLVEMTEVEYTQLQHILYSHMEAAADGELETRLNSALLAAAGPGAGAGAGGFAAGGLGGAAPVYPVLCPSALAADAPCLGHIDFQELRMMLLSEAGAAEKTPGGGDGARARADGAAKEGAGAAAAGPEGAPEARAKPAVRVRLEDRFNSIPAEPPPAPRGPEPPEPGVALNNLVTLIRHPSELMNVPLHQQQNKCTTLVKNKTAATTTALQFTYPLFTTNACSTSGNSNLSQTQSSSNSCSVLEAAKHQDIGLPRAFSFCYQQEIESTKQTLGSRNKALPEQVWIKVGEEALCKQALKRNRSRMRQLDTNVERRALGEIQNVGEGATATQGAWQSSESSQSNLGEQAQSGPQGGRSQRRERHNRMERDRRNLRVYFAVKLAEG, from the exons ATGTCGGGCCCCGGGCCGCGGGAGCCGCCGCCGGAGGCCGGCGCGGCAGGCGGCGAGGCGGGCGTCGAGGGCGCGGGCGGCGGGGACGCGGCGCTGGGCGAGCAGGGACTGAGCTTCACGACCACCGACCTGAGCCTGGTGGAGATGACGGAGGTGGAGTACACGCAGCTGCAGCACATCCTCTACTCGCACATGGAGGCGGCGGCTGACGGCGAGCTCGAGACGCGCCTCAACTCGGCGCTGCTGGCGGCGGCGGGCccgggcgcgggcgcgggcgcgggcggcTTCGCGGCGGGCGGTCTTGGGGGCGCGGCGCCCGTGTACCCCGTGCTGTGCCCGTCCGCGCTGGCGGCCGACGCGCCCTGCCTGGGCCACATCGACTTCCAGGAGCTGCGCATGATGCTGCTGAGCGAGGCGGGCGCGGCGGAGAAGACGCCGGGCGGCGGGGATGGGGCGAGGGCCCGGGCCGACGGCGCCGCCAAGGAGGGCGCGGGCGCGGCTGCGGCTGGACCCGAGGGCGCGCCCGAGGCCCGGGCCAAGCCGGCCGTGCGCGTCCGCCTGGAGGACCGCTTCAACAGCATCCCCGCCGAGCCGCCGCCCGCGCCGCGCGGCCCCGAGCCCCCCGAGCCGGGCGTGGCGCTCAACAA TTTGGTAACTCTCATTCGACATCCATCTGAATTAATGAATGTTCCTCTtcatcaacaacaaaacaaatgtacaacattagtgaaaaataaaactgctgcTACAACTACTGCTTTGCAGTTTACATACCCACTGTTTACTACAAATGCTTGCTCTACTAGTGGAAATTCTAATCTTTCACAGACACAG aGTTCTAGTAACTCATGTTCTGTCCTTGAAGCTGCCAAGCACCAGGATATTGGATTGCCTAgagcattttctttctgttatcaGCAAGAAATTGAATCCACTAAACAGACATTAGGTAGTAGAAACAAAGCTTTGCCTGAGCAAGTTTGGATTAAAGTGGGAG aAGAAGCGCTATGCAAACAAGCACTGAAGAGGAATCGGAGTAGAATGCGTCAGTTGGACACAAATGTAGAGCGAAGAGCCCTTGGAGAGATTCAGAATGTGGGCGAAGGTGCCACTGCCACACAGGGCGCTTGGCAGTCCTCGGAGTCCTCACAGTCAAACCTGGGGGAGCAGGCCCAGAGTGGGCCCCAGGGAGGAAGGTCTCAGCGTAGGGAGAGGCATAACCGAATGGAAAGAGATAGAAG GAATTTGAGAGTGTATTTTGCGGTAAAACTGGCCGAAGGCTAA
- the TCFL5 gene encoding transcription factor-like 5 protein isoform X2 — protein sequence MSGPGPREPPPEAGAAGGEAGVEGAGGGDAALGEQGLSFTTTDLSLVEMTEVEYTQLQHILYSHMEAAADGELETRLNSALLAAAGPGAGAGAGGFAAGGLGGAAPVYPVLCPSALAADAPCLGHIDFQELRMMLLSEAGAAEKTPGGGDGARARADGAAKEGAGAAAAGPEGAPEARAKPAVRVRLEDRFNSIPAEPPPAPRGPEPPEPGVALNNLVTLIRHPSELMNVPLHQQQNKCTTLVKNKTAATTTALQFTYPLFTTNACSTSGNSNLSQTQSSSNSCSVLEAAKHQDIGLPRAFSFCYQQEIESTKQTLGSRNKALPEQVWIKVGEALCKQALKRNRSRMRQLDTNVERRALGEIQNVGEGATATQGAWQSSESSQSNLGEQAQSGPQGGRSQRRERHNRMERDRRRRIRICCDELNLLVPFCNAETDKATTLQWTTAFLKYIQERHGDSLKKMKSAELMERIHDTPTEQRITNGCLHEARSFAFEISIWAHFQLFRIRIPEGFFRPGAVAHACNPSTLGGRGGRITRSGDRDHGETPSLLKIQKISQARWRAPVVPATQEAEAGEWRKPRRRSLQ from the exons ATGTCGGGCCCCGGGCCGCGGGAGCCGCCGCCGGAGGCCGGCGCGGCAGGCGGCGAGGCGGGCGTCGAGGGCGCGGGCGGCGGGGACGCGGCGCTGGGCGAGCAGGGACTGAGCTTCACGACCACCGACCTGAGCCTGGTGGAGATGACGGAGGTGGAGTACACGCAGCTGCAGCACATCCTCTACTCGCACATGGAGGCGGCGGCTGACGGCGAGCTCGAGACGCGCCTCAACTCGGCGCTGCTGGCGGCGGCGGGCccgggcgcgggcgcgggcgcgggcggcTTCGCGGCGGGCGGTCTTGGGGGCGCGGCGCCCGTGTACCCCGTGCTGTGCCCGTCCGCGCTGGCGGCCGACGCGCCCTGCCTGGGCCACATCGACTTCCAGGAGCTGCGCATGATGCTGCTGAGCGAGGCGGGCGCGGCGGAGAAGACGCCGGGCGGCGGGGATGGGGCGAGGGCCCGGGCCGACGGCGCCGCCAAGGAGGGCGCGGGCGCGGCTGCGGCTGGACCCGAGGGCGCGCCCGAGGCCCGGGCCAAGCCGGCCGTGCGCGTCCGCCTGGAGGACCGCTTCAACAGCATCCCCGCCGAGCCGCCGCCCGCGCCGCGCGGCCCCGAGCCCCCCGAGCCGGGCGTGGCGCTCAACAA TTTGGTAACTCTCATTCGACATCCATCTGAATTAATGAATGTTCCTCTtcatcaacaacaaaacaaatgtacaacattagtgaaaaataaaactgctgcTACAACTACTGCTTTGCAGTTTACATACCCACTGTTTACTACAAATGCTTGCTCTACTAGTGGAAATTCTAATCTTTCACAGACACAG aGTTCTAGTAACTCATGTTCTGTCCTTGAAGCTGCCAAGCACCAGGATATTGGATTGCCTAgagcattttctttctgttatcaGCAAGAAATTGAATCCACTAAACAGACATTAGGTAGTAGAAACAAAGCTTTGCCTGAGCAAGTTTGGATTAAAGTGGGAG AAGCGCTATGCAAACAAGCACTGAAGAGGAATCGGAGTAGAATGCGTCAGTTGGACACAAATGTAGAGCGAAGAGCCCTTGGAGAGATTCAGAATGTGGGCGAAGGTGCCACTGCCACACAGGGCGCTTGGCAGTCCTCGGAGTCCTCACAGTCAAACCTGGGGGAGCAGGCCCAGAGTGGGCCCCAGGGAGGAAGGTCTCAGCGTAGGGAGAGGCATAACCGAATGGAAAGAGATAGAAG GCGCAGAATCCGCATTTGCTGTGATGAGTTGAATCTCTTAGTACCGTTCTGCAATGCCGAGACTGACAAGGCCACAACTCTGCAGTGGACCACAGCATTCCTGAAATATATCCAGGAAAGACACGGAGATTCTCTTAAAAAG ATGAAATCAGCAGAGTTGATGGAAAGAATCCACGACACTCCTACAGAACAGCGGATCACAAATGGTTGTCTCCATGAAGCCAGAAGCTTTGCGTTTGAAATTTCTATCTGGGCTCATTTCCAGCTGTTCAGGATTCGGATTCCTGAAGGCttcttcaggccgggcgcggtggctcacgcctgtaatcccagcactttgggaggccgaggcgggcggatcacaaggtcaggagatcgagaccacggtgaaaccccatctctactaaaaatacaaaaaattagccaggcgcggtggcgggcgcctgtagtcccagctactcaggaggctgaggcaggagaatggcgtaaacccaggaggcggagcttgcagtga
- the TCFL5 gene encoding transcription factor-like 5 protein isoform X1: MSGPGPREPPPEAGAAGGEAGVEGAGGGDAALGEQGLSFTTTDLSLVEMTEVEYTQLQHILYSHMEAAADGELETRLNSALLAAAGPGAGAGAGGFAAGGLGGAAPVYPVLCPSALAADAPCLGHIDFQELRMMLLSEAGAAEKTPGGGDGARARADGAAKEGAGAAAAGPEGAPEARAKPAVRVRLEDRFNSIPAEPPPAPRGPEPPEPGVALNNLVTLIRHPSELMNVPLHQQQNKCTTLVKNKTAATTTALQFTYPLFTTNACSTSGNSNLSQTQSSSNSCSVLEAAKHQDIGLPRAFSFCYQQEIESTKQTLGSRNKALPEQVWIKVGEEALCKQALKRNRSRMRQLDTNVERRALGEIQNVGEGATATQGAWQSSESSQSNLGEQAQSGPQGGRSQRRERHNRMERDRRRRIRICCDELNLLVPFCNAETDKATTLQWTTAFLKYIQERHGDSLKKMKSAELMERIHDTPTEQRITNGCLHEARSFAFEISIWAHFQLFRIRIPEGFFRPGAVAHACNPSTLGGRGGRITRSGDRDHGETPSLLKIQKISQARWRAPVVPATQEAEAGEWRKPRRRSLQ, translated from the exons ATGTCGGGCCCCGGGCCGCGGGAGCCGCCGCCGGAGGCCGGCGCGGCAGGCGGCGAGGCGGGCGTCGAGGGCGCGGGCGGCGGGGACGCGGCGCTGGGCGAGCAGGGACTGAGCTTCACGACCACCGACCTGAGCCTGGTGGAGATGACGGAGGTGGAGTACACGCAGCTGCAGCACATCCTCTACTCGCACATGGAGGCGGCGGCTGACGGCGAGCTCGAGACGCGCCTCAACTCGGCGCTGCTGGCGGCGGCGGGCccgggcgcgggcgcgggcgcgggcggcTTCGCGGCGGGCGGTCTTGGGGGCGCGGCGCCCGTGTACCCCGTGCTGTGCCCGTCCGCGCTGGCGGCCGACGCGCCCTGCCTGGGCCACATCGACTTCCAGGAGCTGCGCATGATGCTGCTGAGCGAGGCGGGCGCGGCGGAGAAGACGCCGGGCGGCGGGGATGGGGCGAGGGCCCGGGCCGACGGCGCCGCCAAGGAGGGCGCGGGCGCGGCTGCGGCTGGACCCGAGGGCGCGCCCGAGGCCCGGGCCAAGCCGGCCGTGCGCGTCCGCCTGGAGGACCGCTTCAACAGCATCCCCGCCGAGCCGCCGCCCGCGCCGCGCGGCCCCGAGCCCCCCGAGCCGGGCGTGGCGCTCAACAA TTTGGTAACTCTCATTCGACATCCATCTGAATTAATGAATGTTCCTCTtcatcaacaacaaaacaaatgtacaacattagtgaaaaataaaactgctgcTACAACTACTGCTTTGCAGTTTACATACCCACTGTTTACTACAAATGCTTGCTCTACTAGTGGAAATTCTAATCTTTCACAGACACAG aGTTCTAGTAACTCATGTTCTGTCCTTGAAGCTGCCAAGCACCAGGATATTGGATTGCCTAgagcattttctttctgttatcaGCAAGAAATTGAATCCACTAAACAGACATTAGGTAGTAGAAACAAAGCTTTGCCTGAGCAAGTTTGGATTAAAGTGGGAG aAGAAGCGCTATGCAAACAAGCACTGAAGAGGAATCGGAGTAGAATGCGTCAGTTGGACACAAATGTAGAGCGAAGAGCCCTTGGAGAGATTCAGAATGTGGGCGAAGGTGCCACTGCCACACAGGGCGCTTGGCAGTCCTCGGAGTCCTCACAGTCAAACCTGGGGGAGCAGGCCCAGAGTGGGCCCCAGGGAGGAAGGTCTCAGCGTAGGGAGAGGCATAACCGAATGGAAAGAGATAGAAG GCGCAGAATCCGCATTTGCTGTGATGAGTTGAATCTCTTAGTACCGTTCTGCAATGCCGAGACTGACAAGGCCACAACTCTGCAGTGGACCACAGCATTCCTGAAATATATCCAGGAAAGACACGGAGATTCTCTTAAAAAG ATGAAATCAGCAGAGTTGATGGAAAGAATCCACGACACTCCTACAGAACAGCGGATCACAAATGGTTGTCTCCATGAAGCCAGAAGCTTTGCGTTTGAAATTTCTATCTGGGCTCATTTCCAGCTGTTCAGGATTCGGATTCCTGAAGGCttcttcaggccgggcgcggtggctcacgcctgtaatcccagcactttgggaggccgaggcgggcggatcacaaggtcaggagatcgagaccacggtgaaaccccatctctactaaaaatacaaaaaattagccaggcgcggtggcgggcgcctgtagtcccagctactcaggaggctgaggcaggagaatggcgtaaacccaggaggcggagcttgcagtga
- the TCFL5 gene encoding transcription factor-like 5 protein isoform X6 produces MSGPGPREPPPEAGAAGGEAGVEGAGGGDAALGEQGLSFTTTDLSLVEMTEVEYTQLQHILYSHMEAAADGELETRLNSALLAAAGPGAGAGAGGFAAGGLGGAAPVYPVLCPSALAADAPCLGHIDFQELRMMLLSEAGAAEKTPGGGDGARARADGAAKEGAGAAAAGPEGAPEARAKPAVRVRLEDRFNSIPAEPPPAPRGPEPPEPGVALNNLVTLIRHPSELMNVPLHQQQNKCTTLVKNKTAATTTALQFTYPLFTTNACSTSGNSNLSQTQSSSNSCSVLEAAKHQDIGLPRAFSFCYQQEIESTKQTLGSRNKALPEQVWIKVGEEALCKQALKRNRSRMRQLDTNVERRALGEIQNVGEGATATQGAWQSSESSQSNLGEQAQSGPQGGRSQRRERHNRMERDRRRRIRICCDELNLLVPFCNAETDKATTLQWTTAFLKYIQERHGDSLKKMDN; encoded by the exons ATGTCGGGCCCCGGGCCGCGGGAGCCGCCGCCGGAGGCCGGCGCGGCAGGCGGCGAGGCGGGCGTCGAGGGCGCGGGCGGCGGGGACGCGGCGCTGGGCGAGCAGGGACTGAGCTTCACGACCACCGACCTGAGCCTGGTGGAGATGACGGAGGTGGAGTACACGCAGCTGCAGCACATCCTCTACTCGCACATGGAGGCGGCGGCTGACGGCGAGCTCGAGACGCGCCTCAACTCGGCGCTGCTGGCGGCGGCGGGCccgggcgcgggcgcgggcgcgggcggcTTCGCGGCGGGCGGTCTTGGGGGCGCGGCGCCCGTGTACCCCGTGCTGTGCCCGTCCGCGCTGGCGGCCGACGCGCCCTGCCTGGGCCACATCGACTTCCAGGAGCTGCGCATGATGCTGCTGAGCGAGGCGGGCGCGGCGGAGAAGACGCCGGGCGGCGGGGATGGGGCGAGGGCCCGGGCCGACGGCGCCGCCAAGGAGGGCGCGGGCGCGGCTGCGGCTGGACCCGAGGGCGCGCCCGAGGCCCGGGCCAAGCCGGCCGTGCGCGTCCGCCTGGAGGACCGCTTCAACAGCATCCCCGCCGAGCCGCCGCCCGCGCCGCGCGGCCCCGAGCCCCCCGAGCCGGGCGTGGCGCTCAACAA TTTGGTAACTCTCATTCGACATCCATCTGAATTAATGAATGTTCCTCTtcatcaacaacaaaacaaatgtacaacattagtgaaaaataaaactgctgcTACAACTACTGCTTTGCAGTTTACATACCCACTGTTTACTACAAATGCTTGCTCTACTAGTGGAAATTCTAATCTTTCACAGACACAG aGTTCTAGTAACTCATGTTCTGTCCTTGAAGCTGCCAAGCACCAGGATATTGGATTGCCTAgagcattttctttctgttatcaGCAAGAAATTGAATCCACTAAACAGACATTAGGTAGTAGAAACAAAGCTTTGCCTGAGCAAGTTTGGATTAAAGTGGGAG aAGAAGCGCTATGCAAACAAGCACTGAAGAGGAATCGGAGTAGAATGCGTCAGTTGGACACAAATGTAGAGCGAAGAGCCCTTGGAGAGATTCAGAATGTGGGCGAAGGTGCCACTGCCACACAGGGCGCTTGGCAGTCCTCGGAGTCCTCACAGTCAAACCTGGGGGAGCAGGCCCAGAGTGGGCCCCAGGGAGGAAGGTCTCAGCGTAGGGAGAGGCATAACCGAATGGAAAGAGATAGAAG GCGCAGAATCCGCATTTGCTGTGATGAGTTGAATCTCTTAGTACCGTTCTGCAATGCCGAGACTGACAAGGCCACAACTCTGCAGTGGACCACAGCATTCCTGAAATATATCCAGGAAAGACACGGAGATTCTCTTAAAAAG atGGATAATTAA
- the TCFL5 gene encoding transcription factor-like 5 protein isoform X3 codes for MSGPGPREPPPEAGAAGGEAGVEGAGGGDAALGEQGLSFTTTDLSLVEMTEVEYTQLQHILYSHMEAAADGELETRLNSALLAAAGPGAGAGAGGFAAGGLGGAAPVYPVLCPSALAADAPCLGHIDFQELRMMLLSEAGAAEKTPGGGDGARARADGAAKEGAGAAAAGPEGAPEARAKPAVRVRLEDRFNSIPAEPPPAPRGPEPPEPGVALNNLVTLIRHPSELMNVPLHQQQNKCTTLVKNKTAATTTALQFTYPLFTTNACSTSGNSNLSQTQSSSNSCSVLEAAKHQDIGLPRAFSFCYQQEIESTKQTLGSRNKALPEQVWIKVGEEALCKQALKRNRSRMRQLDTNVERRALGEIQNVGEGATATQGAWQSSESSQSNLGEQAQSGPQGGRSQRRERHNRMERDRRRRIRICCDELNLLVPFCNAETDKATTLQWTTAFLKYIQERHGDSLKKLPQLPGDGLWAGPVRVQMEPQLNPACARLSTVKADAGASLITV; via the exons ATGTCGGGCCCCGGGCCGCGGGAGCCGCCGCCGGAGGCCGGCGCGGCAGGCGGCGAGGCGGGCGTCGAGGGCGCGGGCGGCGGGGACGCGGCGCTGGGCGAGCAGGGACTGAGCTTCACGACCACCGACCTGAGCCTGGTGGAGATGACGGAGGTGGAGTACACGCAGCTGCAGCACATCCTCTACTCGCACATGGAGGCGGCGGCTGACGGCGAGCTCGAGACGCGCCTCAACTCGGCGCTGCTGGCGGCGGCGGGCccgggcgcgggcgcgggcgcgggcggcTTCGCGGCGGGCGGTCTTGGGGGCGCGGCGCCCGTGTACCCCGTGCTGTGCCCGTCCGCGCTGGCGGCCGACGCGCCCTGCCTGGGCCACATCGACTTCCAGGAGCTGCGCATGATGCTGCTGAGCGAGGCGGGCGCGGCGGAGAAGACGCCGGGCGGCGGGGATGGGGCGAGGGCCCGGGCCGACGGCGCCGCCAAGGAGGGCGCGGGCGCGGCTGCGGCTGGACCCGAGGGCGCGCCCGAGGCCCGGGCCAAGCCGGCCGTGCGCGTCCGCCTGGAGGACCGCTTCAACAGCATCCCCGCCGAGCCGCCGCCCGCGCCGCGCGGCCCCGAGCCCCCCGAGCCGGGCGTGGCGCTCAACAA TTTGGTAACTCTCATTCGACATCCATCTGAATTAATGAATGTTCCTCTtcatcaacaacaaaacaaatgtacaacattagtgaaaaataaaactgctgcTACAACTACTGCTTTGCAGTTTACATACCCACTGTTTACTACAAATGCTTGCTCTACTAGTGGAAATTCTAATCTTTCACAGACACAG aGTTCTAGTAACTCATGTTCTGTCCTTGAAGCTGCCAAGCACCAGGATATTGGATTGCCTAgagcattttctttctgttatcaGCAAGAAATTGAATCCACTAAACAGACATTAGGTAGTAGAAACAAAGCTTTGCCTGAGCAAGTTTGGATTAAAGTGGGAG aAGAAGCGCTATGCAAACAAGCACTGAAGAGGAATCGGAGTAGAATGCGTCAGTTGGACACAAATGTAGAGCGAAGAGCCCTTGGAGAGATTCAGAATGTGGGCGAAGGTGCCACTGCCACACAGGGCGCTTGGCAGTCCTCGGAGTCCTCACAGTCAAACCTGGGGGAGCAGGCCCAGAGTGGGCCCCAGGGAGGAAGGTCTCAGCGTAGGGAGAGGCATAACCGAATGGAAAGAGATAGAAG GCGCAGAATCCGCATTTGCTGTGATGAGTTGAATCTCTTAGTACCGTTCTGCAATGCCGAGACTGACAAGGCCACAACTCTGCAGTGGACCACAGCATTCCTGAAATATATCCAGGAAAGACACGGAGATTCTCTTAAAAAG CTGCCCCAACTCCCAGGAGACGGGTTGTGGGCGGGCCCTGTAAGGGTCCAGATGGAACCACAGCTTAACCCTGCCTGTGCCCGACTGTCCACAGTGAAGGCAGACGCTGGGGCTAGCCTCATCACTGTGTGA